The Oceanispirochaeta sp. genome includes a window with the following:
- a CDS encoding nucleoside hydrolase, with product MKRWKTHIGLLLRYCAKMHPAMAPGGHVIVQLSSGKEYRVSVKQVIIDCDPGIDDALALFAAFASDRLFIRGITTVAGNVPVTLTARNALALCTLAGQDIEVASGATGPLEGEVHTASDVHGQNGLGDVELPLTGQISTRGADQLLYEELIKAGGELEIIALGPLTNLAILLERHPDVQPYIKKLTLMGGSLGRGNVTPFAEFNFYADPLAADRVLRSGVPIVMFGLDVTNHALLLPDQIDEIESWGGPVLTPLVQMIRFYQKFYKSKGMDGLKMHDPLAVAGVIDSRLTEGQAYALGVETKDRDTLGKVCILEDPRTVHVCLKVHQEKFSPLFMNLLKSYQM from the coding sequence ATGAAAAGATGGAAAACCCATATAGGTTTACTGCTCCGATACTGCGCAAAAATGCATCCCGCCATGGCCCCGGGGGGGCATGTCATAGTACAATTAAGTTCTGGAAAGGAGTACCGGGTGAGTGTAAAACAGGTAATTATTGATTGTGATCCGGGGATCGACGACGCCCTGGCTCTGTTCGCAGCCTTTGCTTCGGACAGGCTTTTTATCCGGGGGATTACCACGGTGGCCGGTAATGTTCCGGTGACTCTGACCGCCCGCAATGCTCTGGCCCTCTGTACTCTCGCCGGTCAGGACATTGAAGTGGCCTCGGGAGCCACAGGTCCCCTGGAGGGTGAGGTTCATACCGCATCGGATGTGCATGGACAGAACGGCCTGGGGGATGTGGAGTTGCCCCTGACCGGGCAGATCAGTACCAGAGGGGCGGACCAGCTTCTCTATGAAGAGCTGATCAAGGCCGGAGGGGAGCTGGAGATTATCGCCCTGGGACCTCTGACCAACCTGGCCATCCTGTTAGAAAGACACCCGGATGTTCAGCCCTATATTAAAAAACTGACTCTTATGGGCGGCAGCCTGGGCCGGGGGAATGTCACCCCTTTTGCGGAGTTTAATTTTTATGCGGACCCTCTGGCGGCAGACAGGGTTCTCCGTTCGGGCGTTCCCATCGTCATGTTCGGGCTGGATGTGACCAATCATGCTTTATTATTGCCCGATCAGATCGATGAAATCGAGAGCTGGGGCGGCCCTGTCCTGACTCCTCTCGTTCAGATGATCCGTTTCTACCAGAAGTTTTACAAAAGTAAAGGCATGGACGGCCTGAAGATGCATGATCCACTGGCTGTTGCCGGGGTCATTGATTCCCGGCTGACCGAAGGACAGGCCTATGCCCTGGGAGTGGAGACCAAAGACAGGGACACCCTGGGGAAGGTCTGTATTCTTGAGGATCCCCGGACTGTTCATGTCTGTCTCAAGGTTCATCAGGAGAAGTTCAGTCCTCTCTTCATGAATCTGCTGAAATCCTATCAAATGTGA